A region from the Thermococcus sp. Bubb.Bath genome encodes:
- the endA gene encoding tRNA-intron lyase — protein sequence MAMKFLLSGDRVFSSDQNAINGLYNKRYYGKVVEGKLYLSLIEAAYLAERGRIEVFDGKKRLSFEGLLAMGRERDELFDAKYLVYRDLRDRGYTVKSGLKFGSHFRVYRRGMEEHSQWLVWVVPENSRLSPNDITARVRVAHGVRKNMVMAVVDEDNDVVYYKIEWVKF from the coding sequence ATGGCGATGAAGTTCCTCCTGAGCGGCGACAGGGTCTTCTCCAGCGACCAGAACGCCATAAATGGGCTGTACAACAAGAGATATTACGGAAAGGTCGTGGAGGGGAAGCTGTACCTTTCCCTCATTGAAGCAGCATACCTGGCGGAACGTGGAAGGATAGAAGTCTTCGACGGAAAGAAGAGGCTCTCCTTCGAGGGACTCCTCGCTATGGGAAGGGAAAGGGACGAACTCTTCGACGCCAAATACCTCGTTTACCGGGACCTGCGTGACAGGGGATACACGGTGAAGTCCGGCCTCAAGTTCGGCTCCCACTTCAGGGTTTACAGGCGCGGAATGGAGGAGCACTCCCAGTGGCTGGTATGGGTCGTTCCAGAGAACTCCCGCCTGAGCCCGAACGACATAACCGCCCGCGTCAGGGTGGCCCACGGCGTGAGGAAGAACATGGTCATGGCCGTCGTTGACGAGGACAACGACGTGGTTTATTACAAGATCGAGTGGGTGAAGTTTTGA
- the rimI gene encoding ribosomal protein S18-alanine N-acetyltransferase, whose amino-acid sequence MSTSVREVRERIPLAMVTIRPARIFDINEVMMIERASFQEQYPQSLFMMFLENNPNTFLVAEYGRKVIGYVMGYLRPDMEGHIMSIAVDPAYRGNGIGSTLLTEAIERLIREGARYIGLEVRVSNIGAIKLYERFGFRRVKRIIGYYSDGEDAYYMLLPADEWRGN is encoded by the coding sequence ATGAGTACATCCGTCAGGGAAGTTAGGGAAAGAATCCCCCTTGCAATGGTCACCATAAGGCCGGCGAGGATCTTCGACATAAACGAGGTTATGATGATAGAGCGGGCCTCCTTCCAAGAGCAGTACCCCCAGAGCCTGTTCATGATGTTCCTTGAAAACAACCCCAACACTTTTCTCGTGGCGGAATACGGGAGGAAGGTAATCGGCTACGTCATGGGCTACCTCCGCCCGGACATGGAGGGACATATAATGAGCATAGCCGTGGATCCGGCTTATCGGGGCAACGGCATAGGCTCGACCCTGCTCACGGAGGCAATAGAGAGGCTCATCCGAGAAGGGGCGAGGTACATAGGCCTTGAGGTGAGGGTGAGCAACATCGGGGCCATAAAGCTCTACGAGCGCTTCGGCTTCAGACGGGTGAAGAGGATAATAGGCTACTACTCCGACGGCGAGGACGCCTACTACATGCTCCTGCCAGCAGACGAATGGCGCGGAAACTGA
- a CDS encoding iron ABC transporter permease, with the protein MKNHRLVIVTLAVLSVGSLFLGLYIGSVSYSPGEITGILTYGIKSSLGLSTGNPPKRIPFLIICEFRLPRVLLAYMVGLSLASAGVASQALFKNPMADPYIIGVSAGASMGAAIGFVYFPSRIPELAFISALASVYIVYRVAKVDGRIPVDTLLLAGVAFGFIASAVTTYMVWTLGQRADLTFMWLFGSFNGSNWRKVGEMLLVGIPSLAFLLWKWRELNLMLLGEEESVAIGLDVEFFRKILIFLIALVTAVAVATSGVIGFVGLMAPHMARILVGPNHKRLTVNAALLGGLLMVTADLLARTVATPDEVPVGIVTAMMGGPFFLYLLRKYKRGELRE; encoded by the coding sequence ATGAAGAACCACCGGCTGGTAATCGTGACCCTCGCCGTATTATCAGTGGGCTCCCTCTTTCTGGGGCTCTACATTGGCTCCGTGAGCTATTCGCCGGGTGAGATAACGGGTATCCTTACTTACGGCATCAAATCATCCTTAGGTCTATCGACAGGGAACCCTCCCAAAAGGATTCCATTCCTCATAATCTGCGAGTTCCGGTTGCCGAGGGTTCTTCTCGCATATATGGTGGGTCTCTCACTGGCCTCGGCCGGCGTTGCATCACAGGCCCTCTTCAAAAACCCAATGGCGGACCCGTACATAATAGGCGTCAGCGCTGGTGCCTCCATGGGAGCAGCCATTGGGTTCGTTTACTTCCCATCCCGTATCCCTGAGCTGGCTTTCATATCTGCCCTTGCCTCCGTTTACATCGTCTACCGTGTGGCCAAAGTGGACGGCAGAATCCCAGTTGACACGCTCCTCTTGGCTGGGGTGGCCTTTGGCTTCATAGCGAGCGCGGTCACCACCTACATGGTCTGGACGCTGGGTCAACGGGCGGATCTGACTTTCATGTGGCTCTTCGGCAGCTTCAATGGGTCCAACTGGCGGAAGGTAGGGGAGATGCTCCTTGTTGGCATTCCCTCTCTCGCATTTCTCCTGTGGAAGTGGCGGGAGCTCAACCTGATGCTCCTTGGGGAGGAGGAGAGCGTTGCCATTGGCCTCGACGTTGAGTTCTTCAGGAAGATCTTGATTTTTCTGATAGCGCTCGTTACGGCCGTGGCGGTTGCCACATCAGGAGTAATAGGCTTTGTAGGTCTTATGGCCCCGCACATGGCTCGCATCCTTGTGGGGCCGAATCATAAAAGGCTGACGGTCAACGCGGCACTCCTTGGCGGTTTGCTCATGGTAACGGCTGACCTCCTGGCCAGAACTGTGGCGACTCCGGATGAAGTTCCTGTAGGAATAGTCACCGCCATGATGGGAGGTCCGTTCTTCCTGTATCTCCTACGGAAGTACAAGAGGGGTGAGCTTAGGGAATGA
- a CDS encoding glycine C-acetyltransferase, translating into MTKLDWIREELQELKDKGLYVTIRKLESAQGPWVVVDGKKVLNMCSNNYLGLAAHPEIRYAAIRAILDYGVGAGAVRTIAGTMELHQELEEKLAKFKKREAAILLQSGYNANLGALSALLKKGEDGVFISEELNHASIIDSMRLSGAPKVIYKHLDMEDLEKRLKENRDKKKKIIVSDGVFSMDGDLAKVPEMAELAEQYDAIVYIDDAHGEGVLGEGGRGIVDHFKLHDRVDFEMGTLSKAFGVIGGYVAGPEEAIDYLRQRARPFLFSSAPNPPDVAAAIAAVDILQRSDELVRKLWDNTHFLQNGLRNLGYDLGGTKHPITPVMLYDEKRAQEFSRRLYEEYNIFAQAIVYPTVPLGTARIRLEPSAGHSKEDLQYVIDAFEDLGKKTGFLK; encoded by the coding sequence ATGACGAAACTGGACTGGATTAGGGAAGAGCTCCAGGAGCTTAAGGATAAGGGGCTCTACGTGACCATTAGAAAGCTCGAAAGCGCCCAGGGCCCGTGGGTGGTCGTTGACGGCAAGAAAGTTCTCAACATGTGCTCGAACAACTATCTCGGCCTAGCCGCACACCCCGAGATACGGTACGCGGCTATAAGGGCTATTCTCGACTACGGTGTTGGTGCAGGAGCGGTTAGAACCATAGCCGGAACAATGGAGCTCCACCAGGAGCTTGAGGAGAAGCTGGCCAAGTTCAAGAAGAGGGAAGCGGCAATACTCCTCCAGAGCGGCTACAATGCCAACCTTGGAGCCCTCAGCGCGCTCCTCAAAAAGGGTGAAGACGGTGTGTTCATCAGCGAGGAGCTCAACCATGCGAGCATCATAGACAGTATGAGGCTGAGCGGCGCCCCAAAGGTCATCTACAAGCACCTTGACATGGAGGACCTCGAGAAGAGGCTCAAGGAGAACAGGGACAAGAAGAAGAAAATCATCGTCAGTGACGGTGTTTTCTCGATGGACGGTGACCTCGCCAAGGTTCCAGAGATGGCTGAATTGGCCGAGCAGTATGATGCGATAGTTTACATCGACGACGCCCACGGTGAGGGTGTCCTTGGAGAAGGCGGAAGAGGCATCGTTGACCACTTCAAGCTCCACGACAGGGTCGACTTCGAGATGGGGACCCTAAGCAAGGCCTTCGGTGTCATAGGCGGCTACGTTGCCGGTCCGGAAGAGGCCATCGACTACCTCCGCCAGAGGGCCAGGCCGTTCCTCTTCTCAAGCGCGCCCAACCCGCCCGACGTCGCCGCCGCAATAGCCGCCGTGGACATACTCCAGAGGAGCGACGAGCTCGTCAGGAAGCTTTGGGACAACACCCACTTCCTCCAGAACGGGCTCAGGAACCTCGGCTACGACCTCGGAGGAACCAAACACCCGATTACGCCGGTCATGCTCTACGACGAGAAGCGCGCCCAGGAGTTCTCAAGGCGCTTATACGAGGAGTACAACATCTTCGCGCAGGCCATAGTCTATCCGACCGTCCCGCTCGGAACCGCAAGGATAAGGCTCGAGCCTTCAGCCGGCCACAGCAAGGAGGACCTCCAGTACGTTATCGATGCCTTCGAGGACCTCGGGAAGAAGACGGGATTTTTGAAGTGA
- a CDS encoding DUF835 domain-containing protein, producing MLFLPLDFNDAEFIRLERSRESLLGAIGNILLFTGLLLLIFGWVSMISSITKRYELVPVVEISGEVEEVPPGVYITPSGSGLALLSRLIKGRAPVIITRAAPKSVRRALNLKEIPVLWLTTAECGDGCVDPHRLEYLLHTLVTFMRRDESPKLVYLDGIEYLMIENGFVPVYRFLSTLKDHAALNNTVVLVPVEKSSFEEKEWNLLRRELGCLKDL from the coding sequence GTGCTCTTTCTTCCACTTGATTTTAATGATGCGGAATTTATTCGCTTAGAGCGGAGCAGGGAGAGTCTATTAGGTGCTATTGGGAACATCCTCCTTTTCACAGGCCTCCTTCTTCTGATCTTTGGCTGGGTGAGTATGATATCATCCATAACAAAGCGGTACGAGCTCGTTCCCGTTGTGGAGATAAGTGGGGAAGTTGAGGAGGTGCCCCCAGGGGTTTACATTACCCCCTCCGGTTCTGGCCTCGCCCTCCTGTCAAGGCTCATTAAGGGCCGTGCCCCCGTCATAATAACCCGCGCGGCCCCAAAAAGCGTGAGGAGGGCACTTAATCTCAAGGAGATCCCTGTTTTGTGGCTTACAACGGCCGAGTGCGGCGATGGCTGTGTGGATCCCCACAGGCTTGAGTATCTGCTCCATACCCTCGTCACCTTTATGCGGCGGGATGAGTCGCCCAAGTTAGTTTACCTTGATGGAATTGAGTATCTGATGATAGAAAACGGCTTCGTGCCCGTCTACAGGTTTCTCTCCACCCTAAAGGACCATGCAGCCTTAAACAACACCGTGGTGCTCGTTCCCGTCGAGAAGTCCTCCTTCGAAGAGAAGGAGTGGAACCTGCTGAGGAGAGAGCTGGGTTGTCTCAAGGACTTGTGA